A single region of the Stenotrophomonas sp. Marseille-Q4652 genome encodes:
- the erpA gene encoding iron-sulfur cluster insertion protein ErpA: MSTLVSLPGAPAAALDYQSIERPLNFTAAAAAKVRELIQDEGNDALALRVYIQGGGCSGFQYGFEFDENRAEDDLAVTTDGVTLLVDPLSLQYLMGAEVDYSESLTGAQFVIRNPNARTTCGCGSSFSV; this comes from the coding sequence ATGAGTACGCTTGTTTCCCTGCCGGGTGCCCCGGCTGCCGCCCTCGATTACCAGTCGATCGAGCGCCCGCTGAACTTCACCGCGGCCGCTGCGGCCAAGGTCCGCGAACTGATCCAGGACGAGGGCAACGATGCGCTCGCCCTGCGCGTCTACATCCAGGGCGGCGGTTGCTCGGGCTTCCAGTACGGCTTCGAGTTCGACGAGAACCGGGCCGAGGACGACCTGGCGGTGACCACCGACGGGGTGACCCTGCTGGTCGATCCGCTGAGCCTGCAGTACCTGATGGGCGCCGAGGTCGACTACAGCGAAAGCCTGACCGGCGCGCAGTTCGTCATCCGCAATCCCAACGCACGCACCACCTGCGGCTGCGGCAGCAGCTTCTCGGTCTGA
- the nudC gene encoding NAD(+) diphosphatase gives MSSPDTEFSGYAFTSEPLDRADPMRTDAEALAALWPQAHVLVLDQDGTACTDEDGNLLQLTGVQIGGGPGAAIFLGVREGRGHFAVDGTTIAVQAPGRMDLRQAAARWPAADATLFSYARGMSYWQSRTRFCGVCGAAIRFGRGGFIGHCDGCGTEHYPRVDPAVIVAVENNRRLLLGRQASWVPRRWSVLAGFVEPGESLEQTVVREVFEESKVRVRQCRYLGTQPWPFPGALMVGFAATAEDDVPTVDGELEDARWFSVEDIGAAIARDANDDGQGILLPPRISIARSLIEHWYHRTRS, from the coding sequence ATGTCCAGTCCTGATACCGAATTTTCCGGATACGCCTTCACCAGCGAACCGCTGGATCGCGCCGATCCGATGCGCACCGACGCCGAAGCGCTGGCCGCGCTGTGGCCGCAGGCCCACGTCCTTGTGCTCGACCAGGACGGTACCGCCTGCACCGACGAGGACGGCAACCTGCTGCAGCTGACCGGCGTGCAGATTGGTGGCGGCCCGGGTGCGGCGATCTTCCTCGGCGTGCGCGAGGGGCGTGGCCATTTCGCCGTGGACGGCACCACCATCGCGGTGCAGGCGCCGGGCCGGATGGACCTGCGCCAGGCTGCAGCGCGCTGGCCGGCGGCCGATGCCACCCTGTTTTCCTATGCACGCGGTATGTCCTACTGGCAGTCGCGCACGCGCTTCTGCGGCGTCTGCGGCGCGGCGATCCGGTTTGGCCGCGGCGGCTTCATCGGCCACTGCGATGGATGCGGCACCGAGCACTATCCGCGCGTGGACCCGGCGGTAATCGTGGCGGTGGAGAACAACCGCCGGCTGCTGCTGGGCCGCCAGGCGAGCTGGGTGCCGCGACGCTGGTCGGTGCTGGCCGGCTTCGTAGAACCGGGCGAATCGCTGGAGCAGACCGTGGTGCGCGAGGTGTTCGAGGAAAGCAAGGTCCGCGTGCGCCAGTGCCGTTACCTGGGCACCCAGCCGTGGCCGTTCCCCGGTGCACTGATGGTGGGCTTTGCCGCGACGGCCGAGGACGACGTGCCCACGGTGGATGGCGAGCTGGAGGACGCGCGCTGGTTCAGCGTCGAGGACATCGGCGCGGCGATCGCACGCGATGCCAATGACGATGGCCAGGGCATCCTGCTGCCACCGCGGATCTCCATCGCCCGCAGCCTGATCGAGCATTGGTACCATCGCACGCGTTCCTGA